From the genome of Excalfactoria chinensis isolate bCotChi1 chromosome 14, bCotChi1.hap2, whole genome shotgun sequence, one region includes:
- the NDUFAB1 gene encoding acyl carrier protein, mitochondrial has product MAARVLSACVRRLLPRSVPAAVPLPRAALGTLRPGRPRAPQPVSLPTAPPVAWAGPAPCRRYSELPPLTLADIKERVLYVLKLYDKIDPEKLTAEAHFMKDLGLDSLDQVEIIMAMEDEFGFEIPDGDAEKLMCPQEIVDYIADKKDVYE; this is encoded by the exons ATGGCGGCCCGTGTCCTCTCGGCCTGTGTCCGCCGCCTGCTGCCCCGCTCCGTCCCCGCCGCCGTCCCGCTGCCCCGCGCCGCTCTCGGCACGCTCCGCCCCGGCCGCCCGCGGGCCCCGCAGCCCGTATCGCTCCCCACAGCGCCGCCGGTAGCGTGGGCCGGCCCCGCGCCGTGCCGCCGCTACTCGGAGCTGCCGCCGCTGACGCTGGCCGACATCAAGGAGCGCGTCCTCTACGTCCTGAAGCTGTACGACAAGATCGACCCCGAGAAG CTGACGGCGGAGGCGCATTTCATGAAGGACCTGGGGCTGGACAGCCTGGACCAAGTGGAGATCATCATGGCCATGGAGGACGAGTTCG gCTTTGAAATTCCTGATGGAGATGCAGAAAAATTAATGTGTCCACAAGAGATCGTAGATTACATTGCAGATAAGAAGGATGTTTATGAATAA
- the LOC140258929 gene encoding uncharacterized protein, with the protein MERVPRLVAAAVLVGCCARLCPALGSGMGSTRGTAVPCAHPGERCRTDPQHGAGWLQTEAELFPFPGTPPGTAEPPGTSSSPGEAGTGPAVRDGVSTEAQPSLSAGTTDAASGRDRTSPTRLGESPAWGLTAVTVELSTAPAIGAAPQTEPIGNEKAESAPTSQRTPLHSLSHVTVSSSTGGQWGTPSTMRTEFTQSWGGSISPLYLKPQGRSATIPPSDGRAGTPQGHTTDSPVPGTSGTLPFVGGMQSLQSPPGELGRMHQVLAGTRPAGESHPLQGTTMAWLGPHATSHPSLLSSGVGGRGGLMWHPRGPGASTALLPVESNLPPDPSTTATAPGVMSLGLEGAPDLTMEVSGLPNTQGPPGPNHDPMNQTWHIPALPREAPTSPGPQPSLGLSPTADTPPASSPGGEHAVSPQVPGRTPVWAGDAEPRAVTAPPSTALPVASSSPLQPALTQPSSSPPLLSFAISSTTSITTTTSITTAVASTATSTDTATSPTLLRDERTAPPEPSTAACQGAVEELTRGPPVLEGSPHQPTDPPGGAESPQPQSSPTERPQAGPTCVTPNAAAAGRATPVFITEDRPPLLRASLLRVPCELALDMTFLPALRDPTSRERHVLLSGFNRTVAPRLAAVPGFVRLEVTAVREGGPRRVVLRYDALFAAELVRAAALGALLDAALRSGGAAAVGTARILRHAARAPDPCEALFSCPDGFACVVGPDGNATCTSLCHLDYCRNHGVCAHPRGRGPLCRCPAGSDVWFVGLRCERRVTLSGLLGAAVGALLGVVLLGIAVGAAVVRRFRALLREARAEQGRSSYRRFCRPDEAAVPHWTRSWPGSGSSLDNPAFSRSEELLHLHLPDDGCCCRRDPLSTARCPEPPARGHSFQYGWDTSCSSVNEPMVDSGKASDISVSSWPVEPNPWAPFSLLQQLSRQQPHPGRRPRSFCEGMELSTLERSWTA; encoded by the exons atggagcgGGTCCCGCGGCTCGTCGCCGCCGCAG TGCTCGTGGGGTGCTGCGCTCGGCTCTGCCCCGCTCTCGGCAGTGGGATGGGCTCCACGCGGGGCACGGCCGTCCCCTGCGCCCACCCAGGGGAGCGCTGCAGGACAG ATCCGCAGCACGGAGCGGGATGGCTGCAAACAGAGGCTGAGCTGTTCCCTTTCCCTGGGACCCCACCCGGGACTGCTGAGCCCCCcggcaccagcagcagccctggggaggCCGGGACGGGCCCTGCGGTGCGGGATGGAGTGAGCACCGAGGCGCAGCCTTCACTCTCTGCTGGTACCACTGATGCAGCTTCAGGCAGAGACAGAACGTCTCCCACACGTCTGGGGGAGAGCCCTGCCTGGGGGCTCACAGCAGTCACCGTGGAgctgagcacagctccagccatCGGCGCTGCCCCCCAGACTGAGCCCATAGGAAACGAGAAGGCAGAAAGTGCCCCAACCTCACAGAGGACTCCCTTGCATTCATTGTCCCATGTGACGGTgtccagcagcactggggggcagtggggaACCCCCAGCACTATGAGGACAGAGTTCACACAGAGCTGGGGGGGCTCAATCAGTCCCTTGTACCTGAAGCCACAGGGCAGGAGTGCCACCATCCCTCCCAGTGACGGCAGAGCAGGGACACCCCAGGGCCACACAACAGACAGCCCTGTGCCAGGGACAAGTGGGACGCTGCCTTTTGTGGGGGGGATGCAGAGTCTGCAGAGCCCCCCTGGGGAACTGGGAAGGATGCATCAAGTGCTGGCAGGGACAAGGCCAGCAGGAGAGTCCCACCCATTGCAGGGGACAACCATGGCCTGGCTGGGTCCTCATGCCACCTCCCACCCCTCTCTGCTGTCCTCAGGGGTTGGTGGCCGTGGAGGACTGATGTGGCATCCCAGGGGCCCTGGGGCCAGCACGGCCCTACTGCCCGTGGAGTCAAATCTGCCTCCTGAccccagcaccacagccacTGCCCCAGGGGTGATGTCCCTTGGCCTTGAGGGAGCCCCAGACCTGACCATGGAGGTGTCGGGGCTGCCCAACACTCAGGGTCCCCCTGGGCCCAACCATGACCCCATGAACCAAACCTGGCATATCCCAGCCTTGCCAAGGGAAGCCCCAACCTCACCAGGCCCACAGCCCTCCCTGGggctcagccccactgcagACACCCCCCCAGCATCATCCCCAGGTGGTGAACATGCTGTGAGCCCTCAGGTCCCAGGAAGAACCCCGGTGTGGGCAGGTGATGCTGAACCTCGggcagtgactgcaccaccgAGCACAGCCCTTCCCGTGGCCTCCAGCTCCccactgcagccagccctgaCCCAGCCCTCATCGTCTCCACCGCTGCTCAGCTTTGCCATTAGCTCTACCACCagcatcaccaccaccaccagcatcACCACCGCTGTtgccagcacagccaccagcacagaTACTGCCACCAGCCCCACATTGCTCAGGGATGAGAGGACAGCCCCGCcggagcccagcactgctgcatgtCAGGGGGCCGTGGAGGAGCTGACGCGGGGGCCCCCTGTGTTGGAAGGGTCCCCCCATCAGCCCACAGACCCCCCTGGAGGTGCGGAGTCGCCCCAGCCACAAAGCAGCCCCACAGAGCGGCCCCAGGCCGGCCCCACATGTGTGACACCAAACGCAGCggcagcaggcagggccaccCCGGTGTTCATCACGGAGGATCGGCCGCCGCTGCTGCGAG CGTCCCTCCTGCGCGTGCCCTGCGAGCTGGCTCTGGACATGACCTTCCTGCCCGCCCTGCGCGACCCGACGTCCCGGGAGCGCCACGTGCTGCTGAGCGGCTTCAACCGGACG GTGGCGCCCCGGCTGGCGGCGGTGCCCGGCTTCGTGCGCCTCGAGGTGACGGCCGTCAG GGAGGGCGGACCCCGTCGGGTGGTGCTGCGCTACGACGCGCTGTTCGCGGCCGAGCTCGTGCGGGCGGCGGCGCTGGGAGCGCTCCTCGACGCGGCGCTGCGCTccggcggagcggcggcggtgGGCACAGCCCGCATCCTGCGGCACGCGGCCCGCG CGCCGGACCCCTGCGAGGCGCTGTTCTCCTGCCCCGACGGCTTCGCCTGCGTCGTGGGACCGGACGGGAACGCCACGTGCACGTCCCTCTGCCACCTCGACTACTGCCGCAACCACGGCGTGTGCGCGCACCCCCGAGGCCGCGGCCCGCTCTGCCG GTGTCCCGCGGGCAGCGACGTTTGGTTCGTGGGGCTGCGCTGCGAGCGGCGAGTGACGCTGTCGGGGCTGCTGGGCGCTGCCGTGGGCGCTCTGCTCGGCGTCGTCCTCCTGGGGATCGCCGTCGGGGCCGCCGTGGTCCGCAGGTTCCGGGCGCTGCTGCGGGAGGCGCGGGCCGAGCAGGGCCGCAGCAG CTACCGCCGCTTCTGCCGCCCGGACGAGGCCGCGGTCCCGCACTGGACGCGCTCGTGGCCGGGCTCGGGCAGTTCGCTGGACAACCCCGCCTTCAGCCGCTCGGAGGAGCTCCTGCACCTGCACCTCCCTGACGacggctgctgctgccgccgggACCCGCTCAGCACCGCGCGGTGTCCGGAGCCGCCCGCCCGCGGGCACAG CTTCCAGTACGGCTGGGACACGAGCTGCAGCAGCGTGAACGAGCCCATGGTCGACTCAGGCAAAGCCAGTGACATCTCGGTGTCCAGCTGGCCCGTGGAGCCCAACCCCTGGGCgcccttctccctcctgcagcagctctccaggcAGCAGCCG CATCCAGGCAGGCGGCCGCGCTCCTTCTGCGAGGGGATGGAGCTGTCCACACTGGAGCGGAGTTGGACGGCCTGA